A genome region from Anolis carolinensis isolate JA03-04 chromosome 6, rAnoCar3.1.pri, whole genome shotgun sequence includes the following:
- the trappc14 gene encoding trafficking protein particle complex subunit 14 isoform X2, whose product MPRGTGAGGTQGEDAAAAAGKSCAGSLEISQSRKRFSPGRPRPWFPEEPIVSTDEVIFPLTISLDKLPPSTLKAKIVVTVWKRDQEKAEARERGYLSLLQDRAPAQTFKEEQGAFKAQVSTLLTVLPPPEVKCQQLNVAGKHLTVLKVLNAASQEEVSVWDVRILPNFNASYLPMMPDGSVLLVDDVCHQSGEVSMASFCRVSSSSSSSSSSSSASCSLRALEEQNFLFQLQAPEQPPSSAKEGLEVPLIAVVQWSTPKLPFTASIYTHYRLPSIRLSRPRFVMTAECPSPVPLHRRFTVTYTLINNLQDFLAVRLVWTPESAAAGKKLSREERRALQDTQEAIVCHTPLNNLGFSRKGSARTFRVTFQALRAGLYELSQHMKLKLQFTASVSNPPPEARPVSRKSSPGSPAVRELVERHQASLGRSQSFSHQQPARGHLMRSGSVMERRAITPPVGSPVGRPLYLPPDKAALSLDKIAKRECKVLVIAPGT is encoded by the exons GAGGAGCCAATCGTCTCCACCGACGAGGTCATCTTCCCGCTGACCATCTCCCTGGACAAGCTGCCCCCTTCGACCCTCAAGGCCAAG ATCGTGGTGACCGTCTGGAAGCGGGACCAGGAGAAGGCGGAGGCGCGGGAGAGGGGCTACCTGAGCCTCCTGCAGGACCGGGCCCCCGCCCAGACCTTCAAGGAGGAGCAGGGCGCCTTCAAGGCACAAG TGAGCACCCTGCTGACCGTCCTGCCGCCCCCAGAGGTCAAGTGCCAGCAGCTCAACGTGGCCGGGAAGCACCTGACGGTCCTGAAAG TCCTGAACGCGGCCTCGCAGGAGGAGGTCTCCGTCTGGGACGTCCGCATCCTGCCCAACTTCAATGCCAGTTACCTCCCCATGATGCCCGACGGGTCCGTCCTGCTGGTTGATGACGTTTG ccACCAGTCGGGCGAGGTCTCCATGGCCTCCTTCTGCcgcgtctcctcctcctcttcctcttcctcttcctcttcctcggccTCGTGCTCCCTCCGGGCCCTTGAGGAGCAGAACTTCCTCTTCCAGCTCCAGGCCCCCGAGCAGCCCCCCAGCAGCGCCAAGGAG ggcctGGAGGTCCCTCTCATCGCGGTGGTCCAGTGGTCGACCCCCAAGCTGCCCTTCACCGCCAGCATCTACACGCACTACAG GCTGCCCAGCATCCGCCTGTCGCGGCCGCGCTTCGTGATGACGGCGGAATGCCCCTCGCCCGTCCCGCTGCACCGCCGCTTCACCGTCACCTACACGCTCATCAACAACCTGCAGGACTTCCTGGCCGTGCGCCTGGTCTGGACCCCGGAGAGCGCCGCCGCAG GCAAGAAGCTGTCCCGCGAGGAGCGGCGCGCGCTGCAGGACACGCAGGAGGCCATTGTGTGCCACACGCCCCTCAACAACCTGGGCTTCTCCCGCAAAGGCAGCGCCCGCACCTTCCGCGTCACCTTCCAGGCCCTGCGCGCCGGACTCTACGAG CTCTCCCAGCACATGAAGCTGAAGCTGCAGTTCACGGCCAGCGTCTCGAACCCGCCGCCCGAAGCCCGCCCGGTCTCGCGCAAGAGCAGCCCCGGCAGCCCGGCCGTGCGGGAGCTGGTGGAGCGGCACCAGGCCAGCCTCGGGCGCTCCCAGAGCTTCTCCCACCAGCAGCCGGCCAGGGGACACCTCATGCG GTCCGGCAGCGTCATGGAGCGCAGGGCCATCACCCCCCCGGTGGGCTCCCCGGTGGGGCGGCCACTCTACCTGCCCCCCGACAAGGCCGCCCTCTCCCTGGACAAGATCGCCAAGCGCGAGTGCAAGGTGCTGGTCATTGCGCCCGGGacgtga